The following coding sequences are from one Mycoplasma mycoides subsp. capri window:
- a CDS encoding UTP--glucose-1-phosphate uridylyltransferase, whose amino-acid sequence MTIRKAVIPCAGFGTRFLPFTKSQAKEMLPIIDTPTIEYIVKEAVDSGIKEILIVLNDKKSEIMNYFSRNIQLEGFLYNKDKIAELEQIKTKYDADIHYIMQDEPLGLGHAISLCKGFINNESFAVLLGDDLFKCQTPAIKQLMDLYEEKHSTILGTILIDKKDCKKYGICKTESSDDNVYKVCSVVEKPDEQNAPSNVAIAGRYILTPEIFNYLDLQLKGETGEIELTDSILKTISDVDCYAKVIDGKRYDIGNKLGYLEAFVDFGLQRQDLREEFLHLIKSRSEDEPSSNNE is encoded by the coding sequence ATGACCATTAGAAAAGCTGTTATTCCTTGTGCTGGTTTTGGAACTAGATTTTTACCTTTTACAAAATCACAAGCAAAAGAAATGTTACCCATTATTGATACCCCAACTATAGAATATATTGTAAAAGAAGCTGTTGATAGTGGTATTAAAGAAATATTAATAGTTTTAAATGATAAAAAAAGCGAAATAATGAACTATTTTAGTAGAAATATTCAACTTGAAGGTTTTTTATATAATAAAGATAAAATCGCTGAACTTGAACAAATTAAAACTAAATATGACGCAGATATTCACTATATAATGCAAGATGAACCACTAGGTTTAGGACATGCTATTTCTTTATGTAAAGGTTTTATAAATAATGAGTCTTTTGCTGTGCTTTTAGGAGATGATTTATTTAAATGTCAAACTCCTGCTATTAAGCAATTAATGGACTTATATGAAGAAAAACATTCAACTATTTTAGGAACAATTTTAATTGATAAAAAAGATTGTAAAAAGTATGGTATTTGTAAAACCGAATCAAGTGATGATAATGTTTATAAAGTTTGTTCTGTAGTTGAAAAACCAGATGAACAAAACGCTCCAAGTAATGTTGCAATTGCTGGAAGATATATTTTAACTCCTGAAATTTTTAATTATTTAGATTTGCAACTTAAAGGTGAAACTGGAGAAATTGAATTAACTGATTCAATTTTAAAAACCATTAGTGATGTTGATTGTTATGCAAAAGTTATTGATGGAAAAAGATATGATATTGGAAATAAATTAGGTTATCTAGAAGCTTTTGTTGACTTTGGTTTACAAAGACAAGATCTAAGAGAAGAATTTTTGCACTTAATAAAATCTAGATCTGAAGACGAGCCATCTTCAAACAATGAATAA
- the ilvA gene encoding threonine ammonia-lyase, with the protein MSHPFTVDEIKQIHQEISKIIHYTPLHYADKLSALTGNNIYLKLENLQKTGSFKLRGATNKISKLTDEEKRHGIIAASAGNHAQGVAYAATNLGLKSTIVMPENAPMAKIQATEKYGGKVVLSGRYFDDALAKAIELKEKENLTLIHAFDDIEIIKGQATIAYEIDQQIKNIDYCLVPIGGGGLMSGIATYLKQVNPNIKMIGVEAANVNSYQQAKALNKPVMIDSKPSIADGIAVKKVSDLTFSILNQYVDDVVVVSEEEIAETMLFLMENCKFVTEGSGAVTAAALMFDKLNIKNQNKTIVGLVSGGNIDIAMVGNIINKALIKTNRRLVLSVNIPSDNKELMNIISIINSCGAKIIKIKTNRDIMYLELNEIHTTFIIDLSNPDQQQQIIDKITQANYNITSITD; encoded by the coding sequence ATGTCACACCCATTCACAGTTGATGAAATTAAACAAATTCATCAAGAAATTTCTAAAATAATTCATTATACACCTTTACATTATGCAGATAAATTGTCTGCTTTAACTGGTAATAATATTTATTTAAAATTAGAAAATCTACAAAAAACTGGAAGTTTTAAGTTAAGAGGGGCAACTAATAAAATTAGTAAATTAACTGATGAAGAAAAAAGACATGGGATTATTGCAGCTAGTGCTGGAAATCATGCACAAGGTGTAGCTTATGCAGCTACTAATTTAGGGTTAAAATCAACAATTGTTATGCCTGAAAATGCTCCAATGGCAAAAATTCAAGCAACAGAAAAGTATGGTGGAAAAGTTGTTTTATCTGGTAGATATTTTGATGATGCTTTAGCCAAAGCTATTGAATTAAAAGAAAAAGAAAATTTAACTTTAATTCATGCTTTTGATGATATTGAAATTATTAAAGGTCAAGCCACTATTGCTTATGAAATTGATCAACAAATTAAAAATATTGATTATTGTTTAGTACCAATTGGTGGTGGTGGATTAATGAGTGGTATTGCTACTTATTTAAAACAAGTTAATCCTAATATTAAAATGATTGGTGTTGAAGCTGCTAATGTTAATTCATATCAACAAGCAAAAGCTTTAAATAAACCAGTAATGATCGATTCAAAACCATCAATAGCAGATGGAATAGCTGTTAAAAAAGTTAGTGATTTAACTTTTTCAATATTAAATCAATATGTTGATGATGTAGTTGTTGTAAGTGAAGAAGAGATTGCTGAAACAATGTTATTTTTAATGGAAAATTGTAAGTTTGTAACTGAAGGTTCAGGAGCAGTTACAGCTGCTGCTTTAATGTTTGATAAATTAAATATTAAAAATCAAAATAAAACAATAGTTGGATTAGTTAGTGGTGGAAATATTGATATTGCAATGGTTGGAAATATTATTAATAAAGCTTTAATTAAAACTAATAGAAGATTAGTATTATCTGTAAATATTCCATCAGATAATAAAGAATTGATGAATATTATTAGTATTATTAATTCTTGTGGAGCTAAAATTATTAAAATTAAAACTAATAGAGATATTATGTATTTAGAGTTAAATGAAATACATACAACATTTATTATTGATCTATCAAATCCAGACCAACAACAACAAATCATTGATAAAATCACACAAGCAAATTACAATATCACAAGTATTACTGATTAA
- a CDS encoding Vmc-like lipoprotein signal peptide domain-containing protein: MKSLLTILSSLMISASGVGLVVACNNTDSTKAPSTNQNKDKDKKDGNEKSEEKPKVISKSHWSDAFRDSITGWDIENHDFSKPNNNQNLPKFPKQNIEVGTYSKKQVLDNSALHSSIKKKIAEILKIEEKSLKIENVYFDDQSGEAIVKSTKFSDTLKVTFLVKENLELGAYTKDQILDNSKFHSTIKKKIAEILKVDESTLTVLDVYYEDKTGGVVVKSTKLSDEIKFIFSVKEK, translated from the coding sequence ATGAAATCATTACTAACAATATTAAGTTCTCTAATGATTAGTGCAAGTGGAGTTGGTTTAGTAGTTGCTTGCAATAATACTGATTCTACAAAAGCACCAAGTACTAATCAAAATAAAGACAAAGATAAAAAAGATGGTAATGAAAAAAGTGAAGAAAAACCAAAAGTTATTTCAAAAAGTCACTGAAGTGATGCTTTTAGAGATAGCATAACTGGTTGAGATATAGAAAATCATGATTTTTCAAAACCAAACAATAATCAAAATCTACCAAAATTCCCTAAACAAAATATTGAAGTAGGGACTTATTCTAAAAAACAAGTACTAGATAATAGTGCTTTACATTCATCAATTAAAAAGAAAATTGCTGAAATACTAAAAATAGAAGAAAAATCATTAAAAATTGAAAACGTTTATTTTGATGATCAATCTGGAGAAGCAATTGTTAAATCAACAAAATTCTCTGATACTTTAAAAGTTACATTTTTAGTAAAAGAAAATCTAGAATTAGGTGCTTATACTAAAGACCAAATCCTAGATAATTCAAAATTTCATTCAACAATTAAAAAGAAAATAGCAGAAATATTGAAAGTAGATGAATCTACACTAACAGTTTTAGATGTGTACTATGAAGATAAAACTGGTGGTGTAGTTGTTAAATCTACAAAACTTTCTGATGAAATAAAATTTATATTCTCTGTAAAAGAAAAATAA
- the plsY gene encoding glycerol-3-phosphate 1-O-acyltransferase PlsY, whose amino-acid sequence MKGFFMHYLGIIIASVIGYFLGSISWSIIIVKKVGNIDIRTVGSGNPGATNTVRALGKKWGLVVAFLDALKVVFTAISAILLSMIPNDLFSQTSYFIPCIFALIGHCYPIYYKFKGGKAVSCFLGLLFVVNVLYLIIFLIIWFISVAISRKVSVASMFSALIILLIMWIPYLSGVSYFIWEWNGLEKFSFAWKNYILFSLLNSFHYWLSNTWASGILEGNIIILIGGLILAWRHSQNIKRIKNKTEPDTFPKKVKPVR is encoded by the coding sequence TTGAAAGGATTTTTTATGCATTATTTAGGAATAATTATAGCTAGTGTGATTGGTTATTTTTTAGGTTCAATATCTTGATCAATAATTATAGTTAAAAAAGTGGGAAATATTGATATTAGAACAGTTGGATCAGGTAATCCAGGAGCAACTAATACAGTGAGAGCTTTAGGTAAAAAGTGAGGACTAGTCGTAGCTTTTTTAGATGCTTTAAAAGTAGTGTTTACTGCAATTTCAGCTATTTTATTATCAATGATCCCAAATGATTTATTTAGTCAGACTAGTTATTTTATTCCTTGTATTTTTGCTTTAATTGGTCATTGTTATCCAATTTATTACAAATTTAAAGGTGGTAAAGCAGTTAGTTGTTTTTTAGGACTTTTATTTGTAGTTAATGTTTTATATTTGATTATCTTTTTAATTATTTGATTTATAAGTGTTGCTATTTCAAGAAAAGTTAGTGTTGCTTCAATGTTTTCTGCTTTAATCATTTTACTTATAATGTGAATTCCTTATTTAAGTGGAGTTAGTTATTTTATATGAGAGTGAAATGGGTTAGAAAAATTTAGTTTTGCTTGAAAAAACTATATTTTATTTTCATTACTAAATTCATTTCATTATTGATTATCAAACACTTGAGCAAGTGGAATTTTAGAAGGAAATATTATTATTTTAATTGGTGGCTTGATTTTAGCTTGAAGACACTCACAAAATATTAAAAGAATTAAAAATAAAACTGAACCAGACACCTTTCCAAAAAAAGTTAAACCTGTTAGATAA
- a CDS encoding ABC-F family ATP-binding cassette domain-containing protein — MSLIVLENITHQNGEKILYKNSEMRINKGEHVALIGPNGAGKSTLLNIIAQKITPDHGTIEWHPKAKIGYLDQHQEVDPNITSEEYLKDAFKNLFEIEAKIHKIYEDMAIEYKESDLIKALELQDYLTSHNFDTIDKTIGNLVSGLGINPNNMKKKLSELSGGQRGKILLAKLLLKNDDFILLDEPTNFLDIEQVEWLINFLNNYENAFLMISHDVEFINRVAKIIYAIENQKINRYVGDYNKYLELSALKADQYDKARESQQQQIAKLKDYIARNAARFSTAKSAQSRQKQLDKMDVLDERKKLVKPKMSFKYKRPNSAVVIKSQNLEIGYNFSLTAPLTFELREGQKCIVKGYNGIGKTTFLKTISNQLKPISGWCKLGDGVEVRYFEQVEKFHEYETPISYLSSRHKEVLDPEIRATLSRFGIKSELMLNPMSDLSGGEQTKVRLASLSLEPASLLILDEPTNHIDVLAKESLLEAIKEFQGTVLITTHDINFETNWADKVLNFEDLVE; from the coding sequence ATGAGTTTAATAGTATTAGAAAATATTACACATCAAAACGGAGAAAAAATTTTATATAAAAATTCTGAAATGAGAATTAATAAAGGTGAACATGTTGCTTTAATTGGTCCTAATGGAGCTGGAAAATCTACTTTATTAAATATTATTGCTCAAAAAATTACTCCAGATCATGGAACAATAGAATGACATCCTAAAGCAAAGATTGGATATTTAGATCAACACCAAGAAGTAGATCCAAATATAACTAGTGAAGAGTATTTAAAAGATGCTTTTAAAAATCTTTTTGAAATTGAAGCTAAAATTCATAAAATTTATGAAGATATGGCAATTGAATATAAAGAATCAGATTTAATAAAAGCTTTAGAATTACAAGATTATTTAACTAGTCATAATTTTGATACTATTGATAAAACTATTGGTAATTTAGTTTCAGGATTAGGAATTAATCCAAATAATATGAAAAAGAAACTATCAGAATTATCTGGTGGTCAACGTGGAAAAATTTTATTAGCTAAATTATTATTAAAAAATGATGATTTTATTTTATTAGATGAACCTACTAACTTTTTAGATATTGAACAAGTTGAATGATTAATTAATTTTTTAAATAATTATGAGAACGCTTTTTTAATGATAAGTCATGATGTTGAATTTATTAATAGAGTAGCAAAAATAATTTATGCTATAGAAAATCAAAAAATAAATCGATATGTTGGAGATTACAATAAATATTTAGAACTATCTGCTTTAAAAGCTGATCAATATGATAAAGCAAGAGAATCTCAACAACAACAAATAGCAAAACTAAAAGATTATATTGCAAGAAATGCCGCAAGATTTTCAACAGCTAAAAGTGCACAATCTCGTCAAAAGCAATTAGATAAAATGGATGTTTTAGATGAAAGAAAAAAACTAGTTAAACCTAAAATGAGTTTTAAATATAAGCGTCCTAATTCAGCAGTTGTTATTAAGTCTCAAAATTTAGAAATTGGTTATAATTTTAGTTTAACTGCTCCTTTAACTTTTGAATTAAGAGAAGGTCAAAAATGTATTGTTAAAGGATATAATGGAATTGGAAAAACCACTTTTTTAAAAACTATTTCAAATCAATTAAAACCAATTAGTGGTTGGTGTAAACTTGGTGATGGTGTTGAAGTTAGATATTTTGAACAAGTTGAAAAATTTCATGAATATGAAACACCAATTTCATATCTATCAAGTAGACATAAAGAAGTTTTAGATCCTGAAATCAGAGCAACACTTTCAAGATTTGGAATAAAATCAGAGCTTATGTTAAATCCTATGAGTGATTTATCTGGAGGAGAGCAAACTAAAGTTAGATTAGCTTCACTTAGTTTAGAACCAGCTAGCTTGTTGATTTTAGATGAGCCAACTAATCATATTGATGTTTTAGCAAAAGAATCTTTACTAGAAGCAATTAAAGAATTTCAAGGCACTGTTTTAATTACAACTCACGATATTAATTTCGAAACTAATTGAGCTGATAAAGTATTAAATTTTGAAGATCTAGTAGAATAA
- a CDS encoding TatD family hydrolase — protein sequence MNISGLYDTHCHLNDSRFMEIDMTSNEIVIEAKRSGVKYINNVGYDVKSSKTAVFQANLDPNVFAVVGIHPSQIHLYADQAFESIEELANSNKVVGIGEVGLDFFETNKYEKQQILGFEKQIDIAKKLDLPIVVHLRDAVNHFRVYEIAYKIFKEKRVKKAVIHGFRGPLEWALKFIDLGFYISFDAAITHDVELEQVVKNVSLNRLLVETNSPFLPPSPYKKGLSYPKYLPLIVKHIAKIKKVSDSIVAENTKNNAERLFLRSY from the coding sequence ATGAATATATCTGGACTATATGATACACATTGTCACTTAAATGATAGTAGATTTATGGAAATTGATATGACTTCTAATGAAATAGTAATTGAAGCAAAAAGAAGTGGAGTTAAATATATTAATAATGTTGGATATGATGTTAAATCATCAAAAACTGCAGTATTTCAAGCTAATTTAGATCCAAATGTTTTTGCTGTTGTTGGAATTCATCCAAGTCAAATTCATTTATATGCTGATCAAGCTTTTGAAAGTATTGAAGAATTAGCAAATTCAAATAAGGTTGTCGGAATTGGTGAAGTTGGTTTAGATTTTTTTGAAACTAATAAATATGAAAAACAGCAAATTTTAGGTTTTGAAAAACAAATTGATATTGCTAAAAAATTAGATTTGCCTATAGTTGTACATTTAAGAGATGCAGTAAATCATTTTAGAGTATATGAAATTGCTTATAAAATATTTAAAGAAAAACGTGTTAAAAAAGCAGTAATTCATGGTTTTCGCGGTCCTTTAGAATGAGCATTGAAATTTATTGACTTAGGATTTTATATATCATTTGATGCAGCTATTACTCATGATGTTGAACTAGAACAAGTAGTTAAAAATGTTTCTTTAAATAGATTATTAGTTGAAACAAATTCACCATTTTTACCACCATCACCATATAAAAAAGGTTTAAGTTATCCAAAATATTTACCACTAATTGTTAAACACATAGCAAAAATTAAAAAAGTTTCAGATAGTATAGTTGCTGAAAATACTAAAAACAATGCTGAAAGATTGTTTTTAAGATCATATTAA
- a CDS encoding hexose phosphate transporter has translation MNNKIQQWSQKNKVLYGFILWSFISFAYMLFIANWGFSVTLAGSGVSNGTVHSGFLGYFGIENNRSFQVLNQISNWSITLGRAIGSVLIALLLAKFAHKYTTIIALGMTLAGIPAAFMPATRSGYALFLILRTIMAIGGTTLVILTQPVVANFFGSKQKSIVSQFGIWFYPLGTIVSILPAFLVSMPDSVRNQWQLIITLLAALNIIPLILFILIGTKFDIKKDEPKVKVNGWKILGSYIKKKQTYAWVLLYGGWLCIAVFLTSLTIPIFNGLSNANGSFNKFIQGWQIAFLAAVFVGPISLGLWSRKQAKRRWFIACAITMGIVLFVLSTLTFVFGVAKYGKSQNNSMFVFSAIMFIILGFLTGLCVWGIQGVMLNMPHEYKEADPKTIGWMFSLIWGFGYMFFTVVLIIISGVTLLQGLDKVLVSSIQLVIIIVATLISLIGILMLKEPHPEYPMFPTKKDSTKNVSIK, from the coding sequence ATGAATAACAAGATCCAACAGTGATCACAAAAAAATAAAGTACTTTACGGCTTTATTTTATGATCATTTATTTCATTTGCATATATGCTATTTATCGCTAACTGAGGTTTTTCAGTTACACTAGCAGGTAGTGGTGTAAGTAATGGAACAGTTCATTCGGGATTTCTAGGTTACTTTGGTATTGAAAACAACCGTAGTTTTCAAGTTTTAAACCAAATTTCAAACTGATCAATTACATTAGGTCGTGCTATAGGTTCAGTGCTTATTGCATTATTATTAGCAAAATTTGCTCATAAATACACAACTATTATTGCGCTTGGTATGACATTAGCTGGTATTCCAGCTGCATTTATGCCAGCAACTAGATCTGGATATGCATTGTTTTTAATTTTAAGAACAATTATGGCTATTGGAGGAACAACACTAGTTATTTTAACCCAACCAGTTGTTGCTAACTTCTTTGGTTCTAAACAAAAATCAATTGTTTCACAATTTGGTATTTGATTTTATCCATTAGGTACTATTGTTTCAATCTTACCTGCATTTTTAGTTAGCATGCCAGATTCAGTTAGAAATCAATGACAACTAATAATTACTTTGCTTGCTGCATTAAATATTATTCCTTTAATATTATTTATTCTTATAGGTACAAAATTTGACATTAAAAAAGATGAACCAAAAGTAAAAGTAAATGGTTGAAAAATTCTTGGTTCATACATTAAGAAAAAACAAACTTATGCATGAGTTCTACTATATGGTGGATGATTATGTATAGCTGTTTTTCTAACAAGTTTAACAATACCAATCTTTAACGGACTAAGTAATGCTAATGGATCTTTTAATAAATTTATTCAAGGTTGACAGATTGCATTTTTAGCAGCTGTGTTTGTAGGTCCTATTAGTCTTGGTTTGTGATCAAGAAAACAAGCAAAAAGAAGATGATTTATTGCTTGTGCAATTACAATGGGAATAGTTTTATTTGTATTATCAACTTTAACTTTTGTATTTGGTGTTGCTAAATATGGAAAAAGCCAAAATAATTCTATGTTTGTATTTTCAGCTATAATGTTTATTATTTTAGGTTTTTTAACTGGATTATGTGTTTGAGGTATTCAAGGAGTTATGTTAAACATGCCTCATGAATACAAAGAAGCAGATCCAAAAACTATTGGTTGAATGTTTAGTTTAATTTGAGGATTTGGATACATGTTCTTTACTGTTGTATTAATTATAATTTCTGGTGTAACACTTTTACAAGGACTAGACAAAGTATTAGTAAGTTCAATTCAACTAGTAATTATTATTGTTGCTACATTAATATCATTAATTGGTATATTAATGTTAAAAGAACCACATCCTGAATATCCAATGTTTCCAACTAAAAAAGATTCAACTAAAAACGTATCAATAAAATAA
- a CDS encoding PTS transporter subunit EIIC, producing MHFLKAKDKQNKENSFYNNLLNALQRLGKTLMFPIAVLPIAALLARFGALIQDPLANGGLNISEIQKFIGLIIATPGQIVFDNLAIIFAIGISFGLAKDNRGEAALVGGIVWFGMTALLKEGLFPTFIWKNVLTSDKLLIERNGQMVRATQLLYFLKGNSVKYQLDSGVVGGIVVGCLVALIYNKYKEVTLPQALSFFGGRRFIPLLGVLMIIPLGLSFAIIWPWLQFGLIKIGTALSQANGFYKGFAVGTYGFLNRLVYPFGLHHILNTFVWFQLPIEGKLLVDNSTTIINGDIPAFQKGLIGSGLFTTGFFPLFLGGLPGVALALILVSDKDKKRQMTAFYGGAAFVAFITGIDEPLTFNFIFISPILYFLNALFTGIFYMFVTWSQISLGIGFSAGFIDYVVSFWTSWQISAKIGWYANPLWIWVYALGMFATYFITFYFLIKKLNILTPGRENQLEIQKQTIQKVNEKQIIENITTNDSDINKYELMAQKILEIVGKDNIELVDSCSTRLRLTVKNNSKTVIDDQKIKQIGAFGVVRLGKNNYQIIIGTDVEHVADKLKKILN from the coding sequence ATGCATTTTTTAAAAGCAAAAGATAAACAAAACAAAGAAAATAGTTTTTATAATAATCTTTTAAATGCACTACAGCGTTTAGGAAAAACTTTAATGTTTCCAATTGCAGTTTTACCTATTGCAGCTTTACTAGCTAGATTTGGTGCTTTAATTCAAGATCCATTAGCCAATGGAGGATTAAATATTTCTGAAATTCAAAAATTCATAGGATTGATTATAGCTACTCCTGGTCAAATTGTTTTTGATAATTTAGCAATTATTTTTGCTATTGGTATTAGTTTTGGTTTAGCAAAAGATAATCGTGGAGAAGCTGCATTAGTTGGTGGTATTGTTTGATTTGGAATGACAGCTTTATTAAAAGAAGGTTTATTTCCAACATTTATTTGAAAAAATGTACTAACTTCAGACAAGCTTTTAATTGAACGTAATGGTCAGATGGTTCGCGCTACTCAATTATTGTATTTTTTAAAAGGAAATAGTGTGAAATATCAACTAGATTCTGGAGTTGTTGGTGGTATTGTTGTTGGGTGTTTAGTTGCTTTAATTTATAACAAATATAAAGAAGTAACTTTACCTCAAGCTCTTTCATTTTTTGGTGGAAGAAGATTTATTCCATTATTAGGTGTTTTAATGATTATTCCACTAGGGTTAAGCTTTGCTATTATTTGACCATGACTTCAGTTTGGTTTAATTAAAATAGGAACAGCTTTATCTCAAGCAAATGGTTTTTATAAAGGGTTTGCAGTAGGTACTTATGGATTTTTAAATAGATTAGTTTATCCTTTTGGTTTACATCATATTTTAAATACATTTGTATGATTTCAACTACCAATAGAAGGTAAATTATTAGTAGATAATTCAACAACAATTATTAATGGTGATATTCCTGCATTTCAAAAAGGATTAATTGGATCTGGATTATTTACTACTGGATTTTTCCCTTTATTTTTAGGTGGTTTACCAGGTGTTGCTTTAGCATTAATTTTAGTTTCAGATAAAGATAAAAAAAGACAAATGACTGCTTTTTATGGGGGAGCTGCTTTTGTTGCTTTTATTACTGGAATTGATGAACCTTTAACTTTTAATTTTATTTTTATTTCTCCTATTTTGTATTTTTTAAATGCTTTATTTACAGGTATTTTTTATATGTTTGTAACTTGATCTCAAATTAGTTTAGGAATTGGATTTAGTGCTGGGTTTATTGATTATGTAGTTTCATTTTGAACTTCATGACAAATCTCAGCAAAAATTGGATGATATGCAAATCCATTATGAATTTGAGTATATGCCTTAGGTATGTTTGCTACATATTTTATAACTTTTTATTTCTTGATTAAAAAGTTAAATATTTTAACTCCAGGTAGAGAAAACCAATTAGAGATTCAAAAACAAACAATTCAAAAAGTAAATGAAAAACAAATAATTGAAAATATAACAACAAATGATTCTGATATAAATAAATATGAACTAATGGCTCAAAAGATATTAGAAATTGTTGGAAAAGATAATATAGAACTAGTTGATAGTTGTTCAACTAGATTAAGACTAACTGTAAAAAATAATTCAAAAACTGTAATTGATGATCAAAAAATTAAACAAATAGGAGCTTTTGGAGTAGTTAGATTAGGTAAAAATAATTATCAAATAATAATTGGAACTGATGTAGAACATGTTGCAGATAAGTTAAAAAAAATTCTAAATTAG
- a CDS encoding alpha/beta hydrolase: protein MILSLYVWLQIRKKLKRKVSYQESLDFEYQIANENGYNFDHLDLSGFNKEYKTINTRFGKLKIFKHGTGDTVIVYCHGILSNNRNAIKFLDYCFSRNITLISYDNFGWGESDKFGKCTLGIKEADLLKDVIDFVKKDLKPKKLVIYGESMGGGTVYSFISKYNNKIANKFIVDAGYNSFLDIAIQSGFKKVWYFIYLSYLFLPILFKLSHYPVKRFIKKQDFKNLDNVLHIQSTGDALVDYKHFKKHLKYLKNKHVYSKPIRHCMGIDYLRDEHYKVLDDWIEIKK, encoded by the coding sequence ATGATCTTATCTTTATATGTTTGATTACAAATTAGAAAAAAACTAAAAAGAAAAGTTAGTTATCAAGAATCTTTAGATTTTGAATATCAAATAGCAAATGAAAATGGATATAATTTTGATCATTTAGATTTATCAGGTTTTAATAAAGAATATAAAACTATTAATACTAGATTTGGAAAATTAAAAATTTTTAAACACGGAACTGGTGATACTGTAATTGTTTATTGTCATGGTATTTTATCAAATAATAGAAATGCGATTAAGTTTTTAGATTATTGTTTTTCAAGAAATATAACTTTAATTAGTTATGATAACTTTGGTTGAGGTGAATCTGATAAATTTGGTAAATGTACTTTAGGTATTAAAGAAGCAGATTTATTAAAAGATGTTATTGATTTTGTTAAAAAAGATCTTAAACCAAAAAAACTAGTTATATATGGTGAATCTATGGGTGGAGGAACTGTTTATAGTTTTATTAGTAAATATAATAATAAAATAGCTAATAAGTTTATTGTTGATGCAGGATATAATTCATTTTTAGATATTGCTATTCAATCTGGATTTAAAAAGGTTTGATATTTTATTTATTTATCTTATTTATTTTTACCAATACTATTTAAACTTTCTCATTATCCAGTTAAAAGATTTATTAAAAAACAAGATTTTAAAAATTTAGATAATGTTTTACATATTCAAAGCACAGGAGATGCTTTAGTTGATTATAAGCATTTTAAAAAGCACTTAAAATATCTAAAAAACAAACATGTTTATTCAAAACCAATTCGTCATTGTATGGGAATTGATTATTTAAGAGATGAACATTATAAAGTTTTAGATGATTGAATTGAAATTAAAAAATAA